In Horticoccus luteus, the following proteins share a genomic window:
- a CDS encoding ABC transporter ATP-binding protein, giving the protein MSEVESNVLAARGLRKNYVSGTQRLEVLRGVDLTVAGGESVSIRGESGSGKSTLLNLLAGLDAPDGGTLHWGGSADTGTTRRGNFLGIVFQSFYLIPEIDALNNVLMPARIRGGAGATERARAAELLRRVGLAERAKHLPAQLSGGERQRVAVARALMNAPQLILADEPTGNLDERTGDAVVQLLLSLCAETQTALVLVTHNAAHAAKTQRALFLRDGVLR; this is encoded by the coding sequence GTGAGTGAGGTTGAATCCAACGTGCTCGCGGCCCGCGGGCTGCGGAAAAACTACGTGAGCGGCACGCAGCGGCTGGAGGTTTTGCGCGGCGTCGATCTCACGGTGGCGGGGGGCGAGAGCGTGTCGATTCGAGGCGAATCGGGTTCGGGAAAATCCACGTTGCTCAACCTGCTCGCGGGCTTGGATGCGCCGGACGGCGGGACGCTCCATTGGGGTGGCTCCGCGGACACAGGGACGACGCGTCGCGGGAATTTCCTGGGCATCGTTTTCCAATCGTTCTACCTGATTCCGGAGATCGATGCGTTGAATAATGTGCTGATGCCCGCGCGGATTCGCGGCGGAGCCGGCGCGACGGAACGGGCGCGGGCCGCGGAGCTGTTGCGGCGCGTGGGCTTGGCGGAGCGCGCGAAGCATTTGCCGGCGCAGCTGTCCGGCGGCGAGCGTCAACGGGTGGCGGTGGCGCGGGCGCTCATGAACGCGCCGCAGCTCATTCTCGCGGATGAGCCGACGGGCAATCTCGACGAGCGCACGGGCGATGCGGTGGTGCAGCTTTTGCTCAGCTTGTGCGCGGAGACTCAGACGGCGCTCGTGCTCGTGACGCATAATGCCGCGCATGCGGCGAAGACGCAGCGGGCGCTGTTTTTGCGCGACGGCGTGCTGCGGTAG
- a CDS encoding phytanoyl-CoA dioxygenase family protein, translating to MSSSQTAPLPSAEADSVLQQFHRDGFVVVRNVLSAEECANLRSITDRYAADPAFDESRSTWFVVRNPQDYDIAFARLFIREPIYSLVKAILGPECRFCGQNVIRNGPGQAISNWHVDDCNKLEHPLPPDVPRWPAGARLPLIWLSVQVPLSDITAVEDGPTEIVPGSHYSGRLCPGESPVFEGRPAEPILCRAGDIYLFNHQTWHRGMPNVGQKTRYLMQLQYARGDSLAFRCQGAERTPALMKVLENADPQLVQVMVGPPKYC from the coding sequence ATGTCCTCATCCCAGACTGCTCCGTTGCCCTCGGCTGAAGCCGACTCCGTTCTCCAGCAATTTCACCGCGACGGTTTCGTCGTGGTTCGCAATGTTCTCAGCGCCGAAGAGTGCGCCAACCTCCGTAGCATCACCGATCGCTACGCGGCCGACCCCGCCTTCGACGAAAGCCGCAGCACGTGGTTCGTCGTCCGCAATCCCCAGGATTACGACATCGCGTTTGCCCGCCTCTTCATCCGCGAACCTATCTACTCTCTCGTTAAAGCGATCCTCGGCCCCGAATGCCGTTTCTGCGGACAAAACGTCATCCGCAACGGTCCGGGCCAGGCGATCTCCAACTGGCACGTCGACGACTGCAACAAGCTCGAACATCCGCTCCCGCCCGACGTCCCGCGCTGGCCCGCCGGCGCCCGCCTTCCTCTCATCTGGCTCAGCGTGCAAGTGCCGCTCAGCGACATCACCGCCGTCGAAGACGGCCCCACGGAAATCGTCCCTGGCAGCCACTATTCCGGCCGCCTCTGCCCCGGCGAAAGTCCCGTTTTCGAAGGCCGCCCCGCCGAACCCATCCTCTGCCGCGCGGGCGACATCTATTTGTTCAACCACCAGACCTGGCACCGCGGCATGCCCAACGTCGGCCAGAAAACGCGTTACCTGATGCAACTGCAGTATGCCCGTGGCGACAGCCTCGCCTTCCGCTGCCAGGGCGCCGAACGCACCCCCGCGCTGATGAAAGTGCTGGAAAACGCCGACCCACAGCTCGTGCAAGTGATGGTCGGTCCTCCGAAGTATTGCTGA
- a CDS encoding pyruvate dehydrogenase complex dihydrolipoamide acetyltransferase — protein sequence MADNIEMPKLSDTMTVGTLVKWLKQEGDAVKSGDMLAEVETDKATMELESFYDGTLLKIFAPAGSQVPIGAALCAIGKPGEKVAAPAAPAPKGDAQKTEPSAHTASAPAGGAPSPDSGSPASASKDTAPKAEPTATPTAPVAGMPSPRSESAASTPAPGGRIKISPLAKKLAAEKKIDFSRVKGSGPGGRIVRADILAAEKNPPAAAPAAPAAGKPARPAADAWPWRSALDKSAIQEERSVPASNMRATIARRLVEAKSQIPHFYVEVEIDAEPLLALRTELNAGLAKDGVKLSVNDFVLKAAAAALRAVPAVNTSWDGAAIKYHGAVHVAFAVAVEDGLITPVIRDTDKKSVMQISTEAKALGARAKDKKLQPAEYSGSTFCVSNMGMMGVDRFSAIINPPNAAILAVAATQKKPVVKGDAIVIGQRMALTLSCDHRVVDGALGAKFLAAVKAHLESPSLLLL from the coding sequence ATGGCCGACAATATCGAGATGCCCAAACTCAGCGACACCATGACGGTGGGCACGCTGGTCAAATGGTTGAAGCAAGAGGGCGATGCCGTGAAATCCGGCGACATGCTCGCCGAGGTCGAAACCGACAAAGCGACCATGGAGCTTGAGTCGTTTTACGACGGCACGCTCCTGAAGATCTTCGCGCCCGCCGGCTCGCAAGTCCCCATCGGCGCCGCGCTCTGCGCCATCGGCAAACCCGGCGAAAAGGTCGCCGCCCCCGCCGCCCCCGCGCCCAAAGGCGACGCCCAGAAAACGGAACCATCCGCCCACACCGCGTCCGCTCCAGCGGGCGGCGCGCCCTCGCCCGACTCCGGATCCCCCGCGTCCGCCTCCAAAGACACCGCCCCGAAAGCCGAACCCACCGCCACTCCGACCGCTCCTGTAGCCGGGATGCCCTCACCCCGGTCCGAATCAGCCGCCTCCACCCCCGCTCCCGGCGGTCGCATCAAAATCTCCCCGCTCGCCAAAAAACTGGCTGCGGAAAAGAAGATCGATTTCTCCCGCGTCAAAGGCAGCGGCCCCGGCGGTCGCATCGTGCGCGCCGATATCCTCGCCGCCGAGAAAAACCCGCCCGCCGCCGCTCCGGCCGCGCCCGCCGCCGGCAAACCGGCCCGTCCGGCCGCCGATGCTTGGCCGTGGCGCAGTGCGCTCGACAAGAGCGCCATTCAGGAAGAGCGCAGCGTCCCCGCCTCCAACATGCGCGCCACCATCGCGCGCCGCCTTGTGGAGGCCAAGTCGCAGATCCCTCACTTCTACGTCGAAGTCGAAATCGATGCCGAACCGCTCCTCGCGTTACGCACCGAACTCAACGCCGGCCTCGCGAAAGACGGCGTAAAACTCTCCGTCAACGACTTCGTCCTCAAGGCCGCCGCCGCCGCGTTGCGCGCGGTCCCCGCCGTCAACACGTCGTGGGATGGGGCCGCCATCAAATATCACGGCGCCGTGCATGTCGCCTTCGCTGTCGCCGTGGAGGATGGTCTCATCACCCCGGTCATCCGCGACACCGATAAAAAATCGGTCATGCAAATCAGCACCGAAGCCAAGGCCCTCGGCGCGCGCGCCAAGGACAAAAAACTTCAGCCCGCCGAATACAGCGGCAGCACCTTCTGCGTGTCCAACATGGGCATGATGGGCGTCGATCGCTTCTCCGCGATCATCAACCCGCCCAACGCCGCCATCCTCGCCGTCGCCGCCACGCAGAAAAAACCCGTCGTCAAAGGCGATGCCATCGTCATCGGCCAGCGCATGGCGCTCACGCTTTCCTGCGATCACCGCGTCGTCGACGGCGCCCTCGGCGCGAAGTTTCTCGCGGCGGTCAAGGCGCACTTGGAAAGCCCTTCCCTGCTCCTCCTCTGA
- a CDS encoding alpha-ketoacid dehydrogenase subunit beta, which yields MPVITYREALNQALAEELDRDPNVILMGEEVGQFNGAYKVSEGLLERFGSKRILDTPISEAGFIGLGLGASMLGLRPVMELMFWSFYSVAFDQILNNAANVRYMSGGLIHCPIVIRGPANGGTNVGATHSHTPENICAHHPGVKVVVAATPADAKGLLKSAIRDNDPVMFMENTILYNDKGEVPDGEHLVPIGLADIKRSGTDLTIVAHGRAVLTSLKAAEQLQAEHKISAEVVDLRSIRPLDEETILKSVRKTHRVLLVEENKPFCGVDAQISYLIQEKAFDDLDAPIKRVSAIDAPQIYAPALEREHQLPNPARILKAALEVLR from the coding sequence ATGCCTGTCATCACTTACCGCGAAGCCCTCAACCAAGCGCTCGCCGAGGAACTCGATCGCGACCCCAACGTCATCCTTATGGGTGAAGAGGTCGGCCAGTTCAATGGCGCCTACAAGGTCAGCGAAGGACTCCTCGAACGCTTCGGCTCGAAGCGCATTCTCGACACTCCCATCAGCGAAGCCGGCTTCATCGGCCTCGGCCTCGGCGCCTCGATGCTCGGCCTGCGCCCGGTGATGGAGCTCATGTTCTGGAGCTTCTACTCCGTCGCCTTCGATCAGATTCTGAACAACGCCGCCAACGTCCGCTACATGTCCGGCGGCCTGATCCACTGCCCCATCGTCATCCGCGGCCCCGCCAACGGCGGCACCAACGTCGGCGCCACCCACTCGCACACGCCCGAAAACATCTGCGCCCATCACCCGGGCGTAAAAGTCGTCGTGGCCGCCACGCCTGCCGATGCCAAGGGCCTCCTCAAGTCCGCCATCCGCGACAACGACCCCGTCATGTTCATGGAGAACACCATTCTTTATAACGACAAAGGCGAAGTCCCCGACGGCGAACACCTCGTGCCCATCGGCCTGGCCGACATCAAGCGCTCCGGCACCGATCTCACCATCGTCGCCCACGGCCGCGCCGTCCTCACCTCGCTCAAAGCCGCCGAGCAACTTCAGGCCGAACACAAAATTTCCGCCGAAGTCGTCGACCTCCGCTCCATCCGCCCGCTCGACGAAGAGACCATTCTCAAATCCGTCCGCAAGACTCACCGCGTCCTCCTCGTCGAGGAGAACAAACCGTTTTGCGGCGTCGATGCGCAGATCAGCTACCTGATTCAGGAAAAAGCGTTCGACGACCTCGACGCCCCGATCAAACGCGTCTCCGCGATCGACGCCCCGCAAATCTACGCGCCGGCGCTCGAACGCGAACACCAGCTCCCCAATCCCGCGCGCATCCTCAAAGCCGCCCTCGAAGTCCTCCGTTAA
- the pdhA gene encoding pyruvate dehydrogenase (acetyl-transferring) E1 component subunit alpha — MSKKTAANNEPKAADGAKAEEAANPISAAAQAPINAKLKPEARIELFRTMVRIRRFEERCLRAYQQGKIGGFLHLYIGQEAVATGCVSVLGDNDHLITAYRDHGHGLAVGMSMNEMMAENYGKATGCSKGKGGSMHYFAPDKNFWGGHGIVGGQIPLGTGIAFALKYKGLKGACLAFMGDGAVNQGAVHEAYNLAALWDIPVVFIIENNGYSMGTSQTRSSAGESLAKRAEGYGMTWGICNGHDLYEVRDKVAAAIQLAHEKSRPSVLEIRTYRYRGHSVSDPDSTYRRKSEVEDYRRTKDPLQLFQTSLIAEGVLDEEKAAKIDAEARAEADAAADFADASPPPTVEDISKDIYWEQDAPADQRTKGRLLFD, encoded by the coding sequence GTGAGCAAAAAAACAGCAGCGAATAACGAACCTAAAGCCGCGGACGGCGCGAAAGCCGAAGAAGCCGCGAATCCCATCAGCGCCGCGGCTCAAGCCCCCATTAATGCGAAGCTGAAACCCGAAGCGCGCATTGAGCTTTTCCGCACGATGGTGCGCATCCGCCGCTTCGAAGAACGCTGCCTTCGCGCCTACCAACAGGGGAAAATCGGCGGATTCCTCCATCTCTACATCGGCCAGGAAGCCGTTGCGACCGGCTGCGTTTCCGTGCTCGGCGATAACGACCACCTCATCACTGCCTACCGCGACCACGGCCACGGCCTCGCCGTCGGCATGTCGATGAACGAGATGATGGCCGAAAACTACGGCAAAGCCACCGGTTGCTCCAAAGGCAAAGGCGGCTCCATGCACTATTTCGCGCCCGACAAGAATTTCTGGGGCGGCCACGGCATTGTCGGCGGCCAGATCCCCCTCGGCACCGGCATCGCGTTTGCCTTGAAATACAAGGGCCTCAAGGGCGCCTGCCTCGCGTTCATGGGTGACGGCGCCGTCAATCAAGGCGCCGTGCACGAAGCTTACAATCTCGCCGCACTCTGGGACATCCCGGTCGTGTTCATCATCGAGAACAACGGCTACTCCATGGGCACCAGCCAGACCCGCTCCTCCGCCGGCGAATCCCTCGCCAAACGCGCCGAAGGCTACGGGATGACGTGGGGCATCTGCAACGGCCACGATCTCTACGAGGTCCGCGACAAGGTGGCAGCCGCCATCCAGCTCGCTCACGAGAAGTCCCGCCCGAGCGTCCTAGAGATCCGCACCTATCGCTACCGCGGCCACTCTGTCTCGGATCCCGATTCGACTTACCGCCGCAAATCCGAGGTGGAGGACTACCGCCGCACGAAGGATCCCCTTCAACTCTTCCAAACGTCGCTCATCGCGGAGGGCGTCCTCGATGAAGAGAAAGCCGCCAAGATCGATGCCGAGGCCCGCGCCGAAGCCGACGCCGCCGCCGACTTCGCCGACGCCAGCCCGCCGCCAACGGTCGAAGATATCAGCAAAGACATCTACTGGGAGCAGGATGCTCCCGCCGATCAACGCACCAAGGGCCGCCTGCTCTTCGACTGA
- a CDS encoding NUDIX hydrolase, translating to MTAPLDYKIAVLVFLENAAGEHLLLLRAKPPNLGIWSPIGGKLETALGESPFECAVRETFEETGFAITTADLHLFAMIAEKAYEGKTHWLMFLFRCRRPVSALPPDISEGRFGFFSRAAIETLPIPETDRAALWPIYDRYRDRFVALRADCAPGQPVRVDLEEITPAD from the coding sequence ATGACCGCTCCTCTCGACTACAAAATCGCCGTCCTCGTCTTTCTCGAAAACGCCGCCGGCGAACACCTCCTCCTCCTGCGCGCCAAACCGCCCAATCTCGGCATCTGGAGCCCCATCGGTGGGAAACTTGAAACCGCTCTCGGCGAATCGCCGTTCGAATGCGCCGTCCGGGAGACGTTTGAGGAAACCGGTTTCGCGATCACGACGGCCGACTTGCACCTGTTCGCGATGATCGCCGAGAAGGCTTACGAAGGGAAAACGCACTGGCTGATGTTTCTCTTCCGCTGCCGCCGCCCGGTGTCTGCGCTGCCGCCCGATATTTCCGAGGGCCGGTTCGGCTTCTTTTCACGCGCGGCGATTGAGACGCTCCCCATCCCCGAAACCGACCGCGCCGCGCTCTGGCCGATCTACGACCGCTATCGCGACCGCTTCGTCGCCCTGCGAGCCGATTGTGCGCCCGGGCAGCCCGTGCGCGTCGACTTGGAGGAGATCACGCCCGCGGATTGA
- the pilM gene encoding pilus assembly protein PilM, with amino-acid sequence MRFSRSFVVDCGASHVACCKFTTSGRGGLRVAAFSQVRHLADPAADVGWADGVVEAVATARAAGWGTQCTLVLPGHLALTKFGKTASVAPAKRERIIAFEAAQNIPYPLEDVVWDHLETADDGLDVEFMLAAAKRDLVEDLCARVEAAGVAVTRVLPASLALRRALAHNYEPVESPAVVVDVGARSSHVLLVEPGGRFALRTFTLGGNTLTQAIADELRLDFAHAEALKLQVLGAPSGTSVPAAARAAVERAAAAFAARLQAEVMRSMANFTRQGGTAATRLYLAGGGAAFPVAREAIAAGMGVPVERYDAWRHVTFATAAEGEAEATSAAAQLVGAAVPVTGAAAAFNLVPPALAARGSERRRQWQWLAAAALVIVSLTGPAWYFQRRARAADAESRRLTAQLQPVRRARAHNEAILAQLAETEKQSAALSRVFATRANWLAFFGDLQSRLVKVEDVWLEKMQDGPPVAGGPAPAEGAAPPPRRLTLSGRLLDRQNPVSQVSRDSYEHVRALLADLRGSRFVAAVENERFDNTQPGILRFDCTLVINPQHPL; translated from the coding sequence ATGCGTTTCTCCCGTTCGTTCGTGGTCGACTGTGGCGCGAGCCATGTCGCTTGTTGTAAGTTCACAACGAGCGGCCGTGGCGGCCTGAGGGTCGCCGCATTTTCGCAGGTTAGGCATCTTGCCGATCCGGCGGCGGATGTAGGGTGGGCGGATGGCGTCGTCGAAGCGGTGGCGACGGCGCGCGCGGCGGGCTGGGGAACGCAGTGCACGCTCGTGCTGCCGGGCCATCTGGCGTTGACGAAGTTCGGGAAGACGGCGTCCGTCGCGCCGGCCAAGCGCGAGCGGATCATCGCGTTCGAAGCGGCGCAAAATATTCCTTATCCGCTCGAAGACGTGGTGTGGGATCATCTGGAAACGGCGGACGACGGCCTCGACGTGGAGTTCATGCTCGCGGCGGCGAAGCGGGATTTGGTGGAGGATTTGTGCGCGCGAGTAGAGGCGGCGGGCGTGGCGGTGACGCGCGTGCTGCCTGCCAGCCTGGCGCTGCGGCGAGCCTTGGCGCACAACTACGAGCCCGTCGAAAGCCCGGCGGTCGTGGTCGATGTGGGCGCGCGTTCCTCGCACGTGTTGCTGGTTGAGCCGGGCGGGCGATTTGCGCTGCGGACGTTTACGCTCGGCGGCAACACCCTCACGCAAGCGATCGCCGACGAGCTGCGACTCGATTTTGCGCATGCGGAAGCGTTGAAGCTGCAAGTGCTCGGCGCGCCGAGTGGCACCTCCGTGCCGGCCGCGGCGCGGGCGGCGGTCGAACGCGCCGCGGCGGCGTTTGCGGCGCGTTTGCAGGCGGAGGTGATGCGCTCGATGGCGAACTTCACGCGGCAGGGTGGCACGGCAGCCACGCGACTCTATCTTGCGGGCGGCGGCGCGGCGTTTCCCGTGGCGCGGGAGGCGATTGCGGCGGGCATGGGCGTGCCGGTGGAGCGTTACGACGCGTGGCGTCACGTTACGTTCGCGACGGCCGCTGAAGGTGAAGCGGAAGCAACGTCGGCGGCGGCGCAACTCGTGGGTGCGGCGGTGCCCGTAACGGGCGCGGCGGCGGCATTCAATCTCGTGCCGCCGGCTCTGGCGGCGCGCGGATCGGAGCGGCGGCGGCAGTGGCAGTGGCTCGCGGCGGCGGCGCTCGTGATCGTTTCGTTGACCGGACCGGCGTGGTATTTTCAACGGCGCGCGCGCGCGGCCGACGCGGAGTCGCGCCGGCTGACGGCACAGTTGCAACCGGTGCGGCGGGCGCGGGCGCACAACGAGGCGATCCTCGCGCAACTCGCGGAAACGGAGAAGCAGAGCGCGGCGTTGAGCCGGGTGTTTGCCACGCGCGCGAACTGGCTGGCGTTCTTCGGCGATTTGCAGAGCCGCCTGGTGAAGGTGGAGGATGTGTGGCTGGAGAAAATGCAGGACGGGCCGCCGGTCGCAGGCGGGCCGGCGCCGGCGGAGGGAGCGGCGCCGCCGCCGCGGCGGTTGACGTTGAGCGGGCGTTTGCTCGACCGGCAGAATCCGGTGTCGCAGGTGAGCCGCGATTCCTACGAACACGTGCGCGCGTTGCTGGCGGATTTGCGTGGATCGCGATTCGTGGCGGCGGTGGAAAACGAGCGCTTCGACAACACGCAGCCGGGCATCCTGCGCTTCGACTGCACTCTCGTGATCAACCCGCAGCATCCGCTCTGA
- a CDS encoding Amuc_1100 family pilus-like protein translates to MTTAFVVLGLAAVGAGWSLHLRVKAAQTAEKKRDRLRSEWASARAAMPAPTEATGAELEAQLARAQQRLAHMRTSLAGRGAAAQQWQAAAKPTTRTAAYFELAAFVERMRNRAREKGVRLRPDEQFGFATHAHEGPDETVAPIVTRQRLIAEFLLTTLIDGQAQQIVSVQRERPVAPGADATAARNDRAGVAADFFELDPAWSARVPGFVDTLAMRVVFVGETDGLRNLLNQLGAGELPLVVRAVEAAPVDAPGAAGPAAASNAPLVARRPTRFTVTVEWVELAPAAPAKT, encoded by the coding sequence ATGACCACGGCGTTTGTCGTGCTGGGGCTGGCGGCGGTCGGCGCGGGCTGGAGCCTGCATCTGCGGGTGAAAGCGGCGCAGACGGCGGAGAAGAAACGCGACCGCTTGCGCAGCGAATGGGCGTCGGCGCGCGCGGCGATGCCGGCACCGACGGAGGCCACGGGCGCGGAGCTGGAAGCGCAACTGGCGCGCGCGCAGCAGCGGTTGGCGCACATGCGCACGAGTCTGGCCGGGCGCGGCGCGGCGGCGCAGCAATGGCAGGCGGCGGCGAAGCCGACCACGCGCACGGCGGCGTATTTCGAGCTGGCGGCGTTTGTCGAACGGATGCGCAACCGCGCGCGGGAAAAAGGCGTGCGTCTGCGGCCCGATGAACAATTCGGTTTCGCCACGCACGCGCACGAAGGGCCCGACGAAACGGTTGCACCGATCGTCACGCGGCAGCGGTTGATCGCGGAGTTTTTGCTGACGACGTTGATCGACGGACAGGCGCAGCAGATCGTGTCGGTGCAGCGCGAACGGCCGGTCGCGCCGGGCGCTGATGCGACGGCGGCGCGCAACGATCGTGCGGGCGTGGCGGCGGATTTTTTCGAGCTCGATCCGGCGTGGTCGGCGCGTGTGCCGGGGTTCGTGGATACCCTCGCGATGCGCGTGGTGTTCGTGGGCGAGACGGATGGGTTGCGCAATCTGCTGAATCAACTCGGCGCGGGCGAACTGCCGCTCGTGGTGCGTGCGGTCGAGGCGGCGCCCGTGGACGCGCCCGGCGCGGCGGGGCCGGCGGCGGCGAGTAACGCCCCGCTCGTGGCGCGCCGGCCCACGCGGTTTACGGTCACGGTGGAGTGGGTGGAGCTCGCACCGGCGGCGCCGGCGAAAACGTGA
- a CDS encoding type II secretory pathway, component PulD: MKSVFALCSPRVAAVLLTFAIGVTSEVRAGATQATPEAKMQLMADALHARAQGDLLTARGALEQLVRLGDRDPAVARLLAEVNAQLAANATSVEPLAIKVAVDQAPVQGDDGETLMQAETQRLKRAIATARTARGQAAESFAQGNYLAAVTTLDAALASLPVNPLTQDLVGELRRARDEAAAAAAQPVPAPVAADDPRHDEAVALAARGRAQYLAGESSTAAVTLHAALERDPNNAEARQLLARIARDREGSVRNRETSRAQLLDEVNKSWRRPEVFQERTRGTAAAESLAPVMQKLNAIVLPNVNFTRVELGRVLNALSAASEEFDPAAGPMKGVNIVLLDPSNKNPLISLSLRNTTLKRVLDFATEAAGYQYEVQSDAVVVRPGGETSTLDTAIFPVTRATVLRMSGVASVNTPDASATTKPADPLSSAGANNEAAGGEAVAMKAFLQQAGVNFEETKGSSLAYDGSAMIVTQTPRNIERIRNILARYNDVRQVEIEAKFMEVQEGALDELGVQWNVSRRGLPQFDTTTGAPILNSSGQQVTVPQEVYSTSGVNRTLPFAFPSQQSSNGGITINSQQITTNAPPNIPGSVSLASGAAALASITGMIGEFDVNAVVRALAQKQGTDLLSAPKVTVLSGSVANITVAQELRYPTSFGQTQSQVGTGSASGGGSAGVAITAGTPQNFEKRNVGVELKVTPTVEEDDYSISLDLNPKVTEFDGFVEYGGPSVAISQGNTVTVPSGFYQPIFSVRDISTKVTIWDGATLIMGGLTREEVKKVNDKVPLLGDLPLLGRLFKSKGESAQKRNLLIFVTANLVSPGGSLKKQELRDVAPSALFQNPSVVTPQGADPRVNGTK; this comes from the coding sequence ATGAAATCCGTATTCGCGCTGTGTTCGCCCCGTGTCGCTGCCGTGCTTTTAACTTTCGCGATCGGCGTGACGTCCGAAGTGCGGGCGGGCGCGACGCAAGCGACGCCGGAGGCGAAAATGCAACTGATGGCGGATGCTCTCCACGCGCGCGCCCAAGGTGATTTGCTGACGGCGCGCGGCGCGCTCGAGCAGCTCGTGCGACTCGGGGACCGCGATCCGGCGGTGGCGCGTCTGCTGGCGGAAGTGAATGCGCAGTTGGCGGCCAACGCGACGAGCGTGGAACCGCTGGCGATCAAGGTGGCGGTGGACCAAGCTCCCGTGCAGGGCGACGACGGCGAGACGTTGATGCAGGCGGAAACGCAGCGTTTGAAGCGCGCGATCGCGACGGCCCGCACGGCGCGCGGGCAGGCGGCGGAATCGTTCGCGCAGGGCAACTATCTCGCGGCGGTGACGACGCTGGACGCCGCACTCGCGTCGCTACCGGTGAATCCGTTGACGCAGGATCTGGTCGGAGAATTGCGCCGGGCGCGCGATGAAGCGGCGGCGGCGGCGGCGCAGCCCGTGCCGGCGCCGGTGGCGGCGGACGATCCGCGGCACGACGAGGCGGTCGCGCTCGCGGCGCGCGGCCGGGCGCAATATCTCGCCGGCGAATCGTCCACGGCGGCGGTGACGTTGCACGCAGCCTTGGAGCGCGATCCGAACAACGCCGAGGCGCGGCAGTTGCTCGCCCGCATCGCGCGCGATCGCGAAGGTTCGGTGCGCAACCGCGAGACGAGCCGTGCGCAGCTGCTCGACGAAGTGAACAAGAGCTGGCGGCGGCCGGAGGTGTTTCAAGAGCGCACGCGCGGGACGGCGGCGGCGGAGAGCCTGGCGCCGGTGATGCAGAAGTTGAACGCGATCGTGCTGCCGAATGTGAACTTTACGCGGGTGGAGCTGGGCCGGGTGCTGAACGCGTTGAGCGCGGCGTCGGAGGAATTCGATCCGGCGGCGGGGCCGATGAAGGGCGTCAACATCGTGCTGCTCGACCCGAGCAACAAGAATCCGCTGATCTCACTTTCGTTGCGCAACACGACGTTGAAGCGGGTGCTCGACTTCGCGACGGAGGCGGCGGGTTACCAGTATGAAGTGCAGTCCGATGCGGTCGTGGTGCGGCCGGGTGGGGAGACGAGCACGCTGGACACAGCGATCTTCCCGGTGACGCGGGCCACGGTGCTGCGGATGAGCGGTGTCGCTAGCGTGAACACCCCGGATGCGTCGGCGACGACGAAGCCGGCGGACCCGTTGTCGTCGGCGGGCGCGAACAACGAGGCGGCGGGCGGCGAAGCGGTCGCGATGAAGGCGTTTCTGCAGCAGGCGGGCGTGAATTTCGAGGAAACGAAAGGCAGCAGCCTCGCCTATGACGGGTCCGCGATGATCGTGACGCAGACGCCGCGCAACATCGAACGCATCCGCAACATTCTGGCGCGGTATAACGACGTGCGGCAGGTGGAAATCGAGGCCAAGTTCATGGAAGTACAGGAGGGGGCGCTGGATGAACTCGGGGTGCAGTGGAACGTCTCGCGGCGCGGCCTGCCTCAGTTCGACACGACAACCGGTGCGCCGATTTTGAACAGCAGCGGACAGCAGGTCACGGTGCCGCAGGAGGTTTACAGTACAAGCGGAGTAAACCGTACACTGCCATTTGCGTTTCCTTCGCAGCAATCAAGCAACGGAGGAATCACGATTAATTCGCAGCAGATTACGACGAATGCACCGCCGAACATTCCGGGCAGCGTGTCGCTGGCCAGCGGCGCGGCGGCACTGGCGAGCATTACGGGCATGATTGGCGAGTTCGATGTCAACGCGGTGGTTCGCGCGCTGGCGCAAAAGCAGGGCACGGATTTGTTGAGCGCGCCGAAGGTGACGGTGCTATCGGGAAGCGTGGCCAATATTACGGTGGCGCAGGAATTGCGTTATCCAACGAGCTTCGGGCAGACGCAAAGCCAAGTGGGCACTGGCAGTGCGAGCGGCGGAGGCTCGGCAGGCGTCGCGATCACCGCGGGCACGCCGCAGAATTTCGAAAAGCGCAACGTCGGCGTGGAGTTGAAAGTCACGCCGACTGTCGAGGAGGACGATTACAGCATCAGCCTCGACTTGAATCCGAAGGTGACGGAGTTCGACGGCTTCGTGGAATACGGCGGCCCGAGTGTGGCGATCTCGCAGGGCAACACGGTTACGGTGCCGTCGGGCTTTTATCAGCCAATTTTCTCGGTGCGGGACATTTCGACGAAAGTGACCATCTGGGATGGCGCGACGTTGATCATGGGCGGGCTGACGCGCGAGGAAGTGAAAAAGGTGAACGACAAAGTGCCGTTGCTCGGAGACCTGCCGCTGCTCGGACGGCTTTTCAAGTCGAAGGGTGAAAGCGCCCAGAAGCGGAATCTACTGATCTTCGTGACGGCGAATTTGGTGAGTCCGGGCGGTTCGTTGAAAAAGCAGGAACTGCGGGATGTGGCACCGAGCGCACTGTTTCAGAATCCATCGGTCGTGACGCCGCAGGGCGCCGATCCACGAGTGAATGGCACGAAATGA